The following are from one region of the Rhodopirellula sp. P2 genome:
- a CDS encoding phosphoadenylyl-sulfate reductase encodes MPIRLNETAVVNPTDVPSEFESPPASDESVPKPSLRVLTPAEIAHNAAAAGPDVDAQGIPMKRGALAADPPLNPTDEFLAELKRDSESLESATPQEILKWAADRFAPKFTMATAFGPEGMTIIHMLATIAPDTPIFNLETGYQFQETLDLRETVKQRYGMEVQYKYPDTTVEEFEALHGGPLYKTDPNRCCFERKLRVLHRAASGWHAWASAIRRDQSEDRAKAPIVGWDKKFQLVKISPLANWTKKDVWSLITKESIPYNPLHDQGYPSIGCQACTRPVQIGEDERAGRWTGFQKTECGLHTAD; translated from the coding sequence ATGCCCATTCGCCTGAACGAGACAGCCGTGGTGAACCCCACCGATGTCCCCTCTGAATTCGAATCTCCCCCTGCCTCGGATGAGTCAGTGCCCAAACCCTCTCTGCGCGTGCTGACGCCCGCTGAAATCGCTCACAACGCTGCTGCCGCGGGCCCTGACGTCGATGCTCAGGGCATCCCGATGAAACGGGGCGCCTTGGCAGCCGATCCGCCCCTGAATCCCACCGACGAGTTTTTGGCGGAACTGAAACGAGACAGTGAGTCACTGGAATCGGCGACGCCACAGGAAATCTTGAAGTGGGCCGCGGATCGATTCGCTCCCAAATTCACGATGGCGACCGCCTTCGGTCCCGAGGGCATGACGATCATTCACATGCTGGCGACCATCGCCCCGGACACTCCGATTTTCAATTTGGAAACCGGCTACCAGTTCCAAGAAACGCTCGATCTTCGCGAAACGGTGAAGCAACGTTATGGGATGGAAGTCCAGTACAAATACCCCGACACAACGGTCGAGGAGTTCGAAGCTCTGCACGGCGGACCACTCTACAAAACCGATCCCAACCGCTGCTGCTTTGAACGCAAACTGAGAGTCCTGCATCGGGCGGCCAGTGGTTGGCACGCCTGGGCCAGCGCGATCCGTCGCGACCAAAGCGAAGATCGAGCCAAGGCTCCCATCGTGGGCTGGGACAAGAAGTTCCAACTGGTGAAAATCAGCCCGCTGGCGAACTGGACCAAGAAGGATGTTTGGTCGCTGATTACCAAAGAGAGCATTCCTTACAACCCGTTGCACGATCAGGGTTACCCGAGCATTGGATGCCAAGCCTGCACGCGCCCCGTCCAAATTGGCGAAGACGAGCGTGCCGGTCGGTGGACTGGATTCCAAAAGACGGAATGCGGACTGCACACTGCGGATTGA
- a CDS encoding HEAT repeat domain-containing protein: protein MLLSTGGQLTGKVREVEGKKTPYVLVQVDSELSVAIAKANSRMIVGEEKLSEYRRRVAEAGQDGQAHYELATWCKQNNLLQQRQYHLMRTIDLLPDHPNARAALGYTQRDGKWILTEVWRRNQGLVKDRKGQWVLPEVLAWRKNADVNDKTAKHWIKTIKQLLSKVLRGDAEAMAEMEAIEDPLASQAIAKELIDSQKRGASWRPVRMVWLKKLMQFRTGVAVEAIVKTGLLEPDDVLREEALRWLQSNETGSAMATYMPWLKSNNPQQVKAAARALSFFPNSEAAFAYINALITIEERTQQVGGGSRAGFDNQGGGGFSQGSKQVVVKTPHRHPEVLQLLRSIAPGVDFGYDKSAWKKYFAELRSPPRSDLRRDS, encoded by the coding sequence CTGCTGCTGAGCACCGGTGGGCAATTGACCGGCAAAGTTCGCGAAGTGGAGGGTAAGAAAACGCCCTATGTCTTGGTGCAGGTCGATTCGGAGCTCTCCGTCGCGATCGCGAAAGCGAATTCACGGATGATCGTCGGCGAGGAAAAGCTGAGCGAATACCGTCGCCGTGTCGCGGAAGCTGGCCAAGACGGGCAGGCCCATTACGAGTTGGCGACATGGTGCAAGCAAAACAACCTGTTGCAGCAACGTCAGTATCACTTGATGCGCACGATTGATTTGTTGCCCGATCATCCCAATGCCCGGGCGGCGCTGGGGTACACGCAGCGTGATGGCAAGTGGATTCTGACCGAAGTCTGGCGGCGCAACCAAGGGTTGGTGAAAGACCGCAAGGGGCAGTGGGTTCTGCCCGAGGTCCTGGCCTGGCGAAAAAACGCGGATGTGAACGACAAAACGGCCAAGCATTGGATCAAGACAATCAAGCAACTGTTGTCGAAGGTTCTTCGTGGCGATGCCGAAGCGATGGCAGAGATGGAGGCGATCGAGGATCCGTTGGCCTCGCAAGCGATTGCAAAGGAGTTGATTGATTCTCAGAAACGCGGGGCGAGTTGGCGTCCCGTGCGGATGGTGTGGCTCAAGAAACTGATGCAGTTCCGGACCGGTGTGGCGGTGGAAGCGATCGTCAAAACAGGGTTGTTGGAACCGGACGATGTGCTTCGTGAAGAAGCGTTGCGGTGGTTGCAATCCAATGAGACCGGTTCTGCCATGGCGACGTACATGCCTTGGCTGAAGAGCAACAACCCGCAGCAGGTCAAAGCGGCAGCCCGAGCGCTTTCGTTCTTTCCTAATTCAGAAGCCGCGTTTGCGTACATCAATGCTTTGATCACCATCGAAGAACGAACGCAGCAGGTCGGTGGCGGCTCGCGAGCCGGTTTCGATAACCAGGGAGGCGGCGGGTTCTCGCAGGGCAGCAAGCAGGTGGTCGTCAAGACGCCGCATCGGCATCCCGAGGTGTTGCAGTTGCTCCGATCGATCGCACCCGGCGTCGACTTTGGCTATGACAAATCCGCCTGGAAGAAGTACTTCGCTGAGTTGCGGTCGCCACCACGTTCCGATTTGCGACGCGACAGTTAA
- a CDS encoding Gfo/Idh/MocA family protein — MREVSTSNFGRRQFLAGMAAGVGTVALSSPLRAAANEEVRIAVLGAGGRGGELARTVHGVSGAKLVAVADPDENRAASLAGKFGAKPYTDLREVLDLDDVDAVVITTCNHWHCLAAIWAIDAGKDVYVEKPLSHSQWEGRQVVEAAKKSGAIVQLGTQQRSDPIQMEARQFLHNDKGLGDIKYVQANRLGVRGPIGKRDTPLEIPKEVNYDLWLGPAQDQPIMRNSLHYDWHWDWNTGSGEMGNWGVHILDDIRNVAYQDQVSTPSKMIAAGGRMAWNDAGQTPNAHFALFETELFPTVIALSNMSIKPGEKGSWKVPGGKPMTGPGSGYVIVCEGGYYLGQRGTGKAVDLDGKTIRSFKANVSTVPAHVSNFVEAVKSRKADSLAAPIENGHYSTGWCNLANVAMRCAGTYNDEQVRSASELPAWSAVLDDMHESLKRYGADMSELKSGPMLTHDSKTEQFVGENADVANPFLRREYRPGYEVKPVA, encoded by the coding sequence ATGCGTGAAGTCTCGACTTCAAATTTCGGCAGGCGTCAATTTCTAGCCGGTATGGCAGCAGGAGTCGGCACCGTCGCCCTCAGCAGTCCTCTGCGTGCCGCTGCGAACGAAGAAGTTCGCATTGCCGTTCTGGGTGCCGGTGGACGTGGCGGTGAACTGGCTCGCACCGTCCACGGTGTCAGCGGTGCCAAGTTGGTCGCGGTTGCGGACCCCGATGAGAATCGCGCGGCTTCATTGGCCGGCAAATTCGGTGCAAAACCTTACACCGATCTGCGTGAAGTCTTGGACCTCGACGACGTGGACGCCGTTGTCATCACGACCTGCAACCACTGGCACTGCCTGGCCGCCATCTGGGCCATCGATGCTGGCAAGGACGTCTACGTCGAAAAGCCCTTGTCGCACTCGCAGTGGGAAGGTCGCCAAGTCGTCGAAGCCGCCAAGAAGTCCGGCGCCATCGTTCAACTGGGAACCCAGCAGCGCAGCGATCCCATCCAAATGGAAGCTCGCCAGTTCCTGCACAACGACAAAGGGCTCGGCGATATCAAATACGTCCAAGCCAACCGGCTCGGAGTTCGCGGCCCCATTGGCAAACGCGACACACCACTCGAGATCCCCAAAGAAGTCAACTACGACTTGTGGCTTGGCCCTGCTCAGGACCAACCCATCATGCGGAACAGCCTCCACTACGATTGGCACTGGGACTGGAACACCGGCAGCGGTGAAATGGGCAACTGGGGTGTCCACATCTTGGACGACATTCGCAACGTCGCTTACCAAGACCAGGTTTCAACACCATCCAAGATGATCGCCGCTGGCGGACGCATGGCTTGGAACGATGCGGGGCAAACTCCCAACGCGCACTTCGCTCTGTTCGAAACCGAACTCTTCCCGACTGTGATCGCGTTGAGCAACATGTCGATCAAACCGGGCGAAAAAGGCAGCTGGAAAGTCCCCGGCGGCAAACCCATGACCGGACCAGGCAGCGGCTATGTCATCGTTTGCGAAGGTGGCTACTACCTTGGCCAACGCGGCACCGGCAAAGCCGTCGACTTGGATGGCAAAACCATCCGCAGCTTCAAAGCCAATGTCAGCACCGTGCCGGCTCACGTCAGCAACTTTGTCGAAGCAGTGAAGAGTCGCAAAGCCGACTCCCTGGCCGCCCCGATCGAAAACGGTCACTACAGCACCGGTTGGTGCAACTTGGCCAATGTCGCCATGCGTTGTGCTGGCACTTACAACGACGAACAGGTTCGTTCCGCTTCGGAATTGCCCGCTTGGTCGGCCGTGCTCGATGACATGCACGAATCGCTGAAACGATACGGCGCCGACATGTCGGAACTGAAGTCCGGCCCGATGCTCACGCACGATTCCAAGACGGAACAATTTGTGGGCGAAAACGCCGACGTCGCCAACCCGTTCCTGCGTCGCGAATACCGACCTGGTTACGAAGTCAAACCCGTTGCCTGA
- a CDS encoding ABC transporter permease, translating to MMWLRTFSLGVKSLTLHPLRTGLTMLGILIGVWAVIVLTAISQGASDQVQKQIESLGATTIIVRTVKPPEEKLAESSASKYGLLRSELDQIISTLPTIQKAVPIREIRRQFTYRDKLCDGRLVGSTPGYATVNQLKIRERGGRFLTDADGINNQNVCVIATGVVERLFPYEEPIGKRIYIPEHTDFYRVVGVLEARNPSAAIGGSLDSQDFSKDVYIPMQTMQKRIGDTIVTRRSGQFQIEMMELNQITLQVEKVSQVRTTAAVIQNILAPKHAEVGDIAVVVPLELLEQARNLRLMFLGIGILIACISLLVGGIGIMNIMLASVTERTREIGIRRALGAKRADIVRQFLVETIVLSFAGAFLGILLGFAGPPMYRLFMGLVARGFPEQFAALPSAIRDSQPAIVYETIPLAVIIAVLVGLVSGLYPAIRAARMNPIEALRHE from the coding sequence ATGATGTGGCTCCGTACCTTTTCGCTCGGCGTCAAAAGCCTGACCCTGCACCCGCTGCGCACCGGACTGACGATGCTAGGCATCCTGATCGGTGTGTGGGCCGTGATCGTGCTGACCGCGATCAGCCAAGGCGCCAGCGACCAAGTTCAGAAGCAAATTGAATCACTCGGTGCCACGACGATCATCGTCCGCACGGTCAAACCACCGGAAGAAAAGCTCGCGGAAAGCTCCGCCTCGAAATACGGGCTGTTGCGTTCCGAACTCGACCAAATCATCTCGACTCTGCCAACGATTCAAAAGGCAGTGCCGATTCGTGAGATCCGTCGCCAATTCACTTATCGCGACAAATTGTGTGATGGACGTTTGGTCGGCAGCACGCCCGGCTACGCCACCGTCAACCAACTCAAGATTCGCGAACGTGGCGGACGGTTCCTGACCGACGCCGATGGAATCAACAACCAAAATGTCTGTGTCATCGCGACCGGCGTTGTCGAACGTTTGTTCCCTTATGAAGAACCGATCGGCAAACGAATCTACATCCCCGAGCACACGGATTTCTACCGCGTTGTGGGCGTCCTGGAAGCTCGCAACCCATCCGCCGCCATCGGTGGATCCTTGGATTCGCAGGACTTCTCCAAGGATGTCTACATCCCGATGCAGACGATGCAAAAACGCATCGGTGACACAATCGTGACACGCCGAAGCGGCCAGTTTCAAATCGAAATGATGGAGCTCAACCAAATCACACTGCAGGTGGAAAAGGTCTCGCAAGTCCGAACCACCGCCGCTGTGATCCAAAACATCTTGGCCCCGAAACACGCCGAAGTCGGGGACATCGCTGTCGTGGTCCCGCTGGAACTGCTCGAACAAGCCCGCAACTTGCGATTGATGTTCCTGGGCATTGGGATCTTGATCGCCTGCATTTCACTGCTGGTGGGCGGGATCGGCATCATGAACATCATGCTGGCCAGCGTCACCGAACGGACGCGAGAGATCGGGATTCGACGTGCCCTGGGTGCAAAACGAGCCGACATCGTCCGACAATTTTTGGTCGAAACCATTGTCCTCAGCTTCGCAGGGGCCTTTCTGGGAATTTTATTGGGCTTTGCCGGCCCACCGATGTACCGCTTGTTCATGGGATTGGTTGCCAGAGGGTTCCCCGAACAGTTCGCTGCCCTGCCCAGTGCCATTCGCGATTCACAACCTGCGATCGTTTACGAAACCATTCCTTTGGCGGTGATCATCGCTGTCCTGGTGGGTTTGGTCAGCGGCTTGTATCCCGCGATTCGCGCCGCTCGGATGAATCCCATCGAAGCCCTCCGGCACGAATAA
- a CDS encoding ABC transporter ATP-binding protein, whose product MSVPNAYDSQTSVASSSGTALASNKESESGANGKRLATSIKKLTKEYVLKSETVRALRGVSFDVPEGDFVAIMGPSGSGKSTLLNLLGCLDQPTSGHLMLGDDDIGTMTDDELADIRSRRIGFVFQSYNLIQQLSVVENIQVPLYYQGKLGPEQHQHVVELAGRVGLGDRLDHRPNQLSGGQQQRVAIARSLVNDPFFILADEPTGNLDSVTTEEILTLFDVLNSEGRTIILVTHEDDVADRAKRVVRLKDGMLHSDELVPESQRQQAREAQRSAAQAILAKQGLES is encoded by the coding sequence ATGAGCGTCCCCAACGCCTATGACTCTCAGACATCGGTTGCATCTTCGAGCGGCACAGCCTTGGCATCAAACAAAGAATCCGAATCGGGCGCAAACGGAAAGCGTCTCGCGACCAGCATCAAGAAACTGACGAAGGAATACGTTCTCAAGAGCGAGACCGTGCGAGCACTTCGCGGTGTGTCCTTTGATGTCCCTGAGGGTGACTTTGTGGCCATCATGGGTCCATCCGGAAGCGGCAAAAGCACGCTCTTGAATTTGCTGGGATGCTTGGACCAACCGACCTCAGGCCACTTGATGCTGGGCGACGACGACATCGGCACCATGACCGATGACGAGTTGGCTGATATCCGCAGTCGCCGCATCGGATTTGTCTTTCAGTCTTACAACCTGATTCAACAACTCAGCGTCGTTGAAAACATCCAGGTGCCGCTGTACTACCAAGGCAAACTTGGCCCGGAACAGCACCAGCACGTGGTCGAATTGGCTGGACGCGTGGGCCTGGGCGACCGCCTGGATCACCGCCCCAATCAACTTTCTGGTGGACAACAACAACGCGTCGCGATCGCTCGCTCGTTGGTCAACGACCCGTTCTTCATCCTCGCGGACGAACCGACAGGAAACCTGGATTCGGTCACCACCGAAGAAATCCTGACGCTCTTCGATGTGCTCAACAGCGAAGGCCGAACCATCATTCTGGTGACTCACGAAGACGATGTGGCGGACCGCGCCAAACGAGTGGTGCGACTCAAGGACGGCATGTTGCACAGCGATGAATTGGTTCCCGAATCACAACGCCAACAAGCTCGTGAAGCACAGCGTTCCGCTGCCCAAGCCATCCTTGCGAAACAAGGGCTCGAATCATGA
- a CDS encoding HlyD family secretion protein, producing the protein MRSSQSSPRRQNVVAERSRVRSARQLLQPSRCCTPKGVAPADSVSPPRTGGIMIGLLICLILLGVGGYFGYQRYVAQKSQISIDDLIVTKTTKAAFDHTVIEQGEIESSSNTEIVCQIESRGGSGTSILWVIDEGSRVRKGDKLVELDSSNLEVELKEDRIQVITAEANVATASALVEQAKIAREEYLEGVFKTDEKTIQSEIAVAEQELRKAQLAIGSTERLVAKGLVKSLQLEADKFALANARNQLESAEARLKVLQNLTRRKMLVQFDSDIDAAEATLSAARAELLSEQQELGEVEQQIQHCVIYAPTDGVVVHANKYSSRGGNAEFVVEAGAQVRERQAIIELPDPTRMQVRCKVNESRITLLKKGMPAKIRLDALPDVVLKGRVTKVNRYAEPGSWFSSSVKEYATTIEIIDPPEVIRTGMTTAVEIFIQQIPEATQVPIQGLYEHGGNMYSLVQTGPMEFETRKVEVGAINDTMGHILSGLEPGEQVILNLREHLNLLDLPEIIAEDNSEMRDIRETAPTDTEDASDTEASPDGKPGAGPPGGGRPGGRKPGAGKPGGNRGAAGNAERPNRSRPNQQSATETTVDGVAALDSASQEPTAILEADTTASLSEVTDTPPVAS; encoded by the coding sequence ATGCGATCATCCCAATCCAGCCCACGACGGCAGAATGTCGTTGCGGAGCGAAGTCGCGTTCGTTCGGCTCGCCAACTCCTCCAACCATCCCGCTGCTGCACTCCCAAGGGGGTGGCTCCAGCCGATTCTGTCAGTCCGCCACGGACCGGCGGGATCATGATCGGATTGTTGATCTGCCTCATTCTGCTTGGAGTGGGCGGTTACTTTGGTTACCAGCGATACGTCGCCCAGAAATCGCAGATCAGCATTGACGACTTGATCGTGACCAAGACCACCAAAGCAGCGTTCGATCACACCGTGATTGAGCAAGGAGAAATCGAGAGCAGCAGCAACACCGAAATCGTCTGCCAGATTGAATCGCGTGGTGGTTCGGGAACATCGATTCTGTGGGTCATCGACGAGGGCTCGCGAGTCCGCAAGGGCGACAAACTGGTCGAACTGGACTCCTCCAATCTGGAAGTGGAACTGAAAGAAGATCGCATCCAGGTGATCACGGCGGAGGCCAACGTGGCGACCGCATCGGCACTGGTTGAACAAGCCAAAATTGCTCGGGAAGAATACCTCGAAGGGGTCTTCAAGACCGATGAGAAAACGATTCAGAGTGAAATTGCCGTCGCAGAACAAGAGCTGCGAAAAGCTCAATTGGCCATCGGCAGTACCGAACGCTTGGTCGCCAAAGGCTTGGTCAAATCATTGCAACTCGAAGCCGACAAGTTCGCGCTCGCCAACGCTCGCAACCAATTGGAATCGGCCGAAGCCCGCTTGAAGGTGCTGCAAAACCTGACCCGCCGAAAGATGCTGGTCCAATTCGACAGCGACATTGATGCGGCCGAAGCCACGCTCTCAGCCGCGCGTGCAGAACTGCTCTCCGAGCAACAGGAACTGGGCGAAGTCGAGCAACAAATTCAACACTGTGTGATCTACGCTCCAACCGATGGCGTGGTCGTTCACGCCAACAAATACAGCTCACGCGGTGGCAACGCCGAATTCGTTGTTGAGGCCGGGGCCCAAGTGCGTGAACGCCAAGCCATCATTGAACTTCCTGATCCCACTCGCATGCAGGTTCGCTGCAAAGTCAATGAATCACGGATCACCCTGCTGAAAAAAGGCATGCCCGCCAAGATTCGCTTGGATGCCTTGCCCGATGTCGTTCTCAAAGGTCGCGTCACCAAGGTGAACCGTTACGCCGAACCGGGAAGCTGGTTCAGCTCTTCCGTCAAAGAGTACGCCACCACCATCGAAATCATCGACCCACCAGAAGTCATCCGGACCGGCATGACGACCGCCGTCGAAATCTTCATCCAACAAATTCCAGAGGCAACTCAAGTGCCGATCCAGGGATTGTACGAACATGGCGGCAACATGTACTCGCTGGTGCAAACCGGACCAATGGAATTCGAAACCCGGAAAGTCGAAGTGGGCGCCATCAATGACACAATGGGCCACATCCTGTCGGGATTGGAACCGGGTGAACAAGTCATCTTGAACTTGCGAGAGCATTTGAACCTGTTGGACCTCCCGGAAATCATCGCGGAAGACAACAGCGAAATGCGAGACATTCGCGAAACCGCACCGACCGACACGGAAGATGCCTCCGACACCGAAGCCAGTCCCGACGGCAAACCCGGCGCGGGACCTCCAGGTGGAGGGCGTCCCGGTGGCAGAAAACCCGGCGCGGGCAAACCTGGCGGCAACCGCGGCGCAGCAGGCAATGCCGAAAGGCCCAACCGCTCACGTCCGAACCAGCAATCCGCGACGGAGACCACCGTCGATGGTGTCGCTGCTTTGGACTCGGCCTCGCAAGAGCCAACCGCGATACTTGAGGCTGACACCACAGCGTCACTCAGCGAGGTCACTGACACTCCCCCGGTCGCATCATGA
- a CDS encoding UDPGP type 1 family protein: MSADQPSAPSQSPLSFAELKARLEPFQQTQLLRFWDSLDSDGQSHLSHQIAQIDFARLKTLVEGKDKSVDFAELASRASMPQAVASDGSGCDWTLEQAQQRGEEALRAGEIATVLVAGGQGTRLGFDQPKGMFPVGPVSDRTLFQFFADRLIAAGQRYGVDVPLYLMTSEATHEETRRYFEENDYLGLKPEQVTIFQQGTMPAVDAATGEVLLAEKGSLALSPDGHGGTLRALSQNGCLDEMRKNKRKHLFYFQVDNPLVGLCDPIFIGHHLLAGSEMTTQVIRKRYPTEKVGNVVEIDGQTQIIEYSDLPDSAAEMTNPDGSLKLWAGNIAVHLFDLNFLERMLQLDASLPIHRASKKVPHLDANGQPVTPEHPNATKFEQFIFDLLPHAKNTIVCEADPADAFAPVKNANGAATDTPELARQAICDLHRRWLRSCGVSVDDSVQVEINPRFALDPAELSEKISKPGQTEAEQTISSDRYFC; the protein is encoded by the coding sequence ATGTCTGCCGACCAGCCATCTGCTCCAAGCCAATCGCCACTTTCATTCGCGGAACTGAAGGCACGCTTGGAACCATTCCAGCAAACTCAGTTGCTGCGATTCTGGGACTCGCTCGATTCTGACGGGCAGTCCCACTTGAGCCACCAGATCGCACAAATCGACTTCGCTCGATTGAAAACGTTGGTCGAAGGAAAGGACAAATCCGTCGACTTCGCGGAACTCGCCTCGCGGGCCTCCATGCCACAAGCGGTCGCCAGCGACGGAAGTGGCTGCGACTGGACCCTGGAGCAAGCCCAACAGCGCGGCGAAGAAGCCTTGCGAGCGGGTGAAATCGCGACGGTGCTGGTCGCCGGTGGCCAGGGCACCCGCTTGGGATTTGACCAACCCAAAGGCATGTTTCCGGTGGGCCCGGTGAGCGACCGAACGCTGTTTCAGTTTTTCGCCGACCGCTTGATCGCAGCGGGCCAGAGGTATGGCGTGGACGTCCCGCTGTATCTGATGACCAGCGAAGCGACCCATGAGGAAACACGCCGCTACTTCGAGGAAAATGACTACCTGGGCCTGAAACCCGAACAAGTCACGATTTTTCAACAGGGCACGATGCCCGCCGTCGATGCGGCGACCGGCGAAGTGTTGCTGGCCGAGAAAGGTTCGCTGGCGCTCAGCCCCGACGGTCATGGCGGGACCCTGCGAGCACTCTCGCAAAACGGTTGCTTGGACGAGATGCGAAAGAACAAACGGAAGCATCTGTTCTATTTCCAAGTCGACAATCCCTTGGTCGGTTTGTGCGATCCAATCTTCATTGGGCACCACTTGCTGGCCGGCAGCGAGATGACCACCCAAGTCATCCGCAAACGGTACCCGACCGAGAAAGTCGGCAATGTCGTCGAGATCGATGGGCAGACTCAGATCATCGAGTACAGCGATTTACCCGACTCAGCCGCGGAGATGACCAACCCCGATGGCAGCCTGAAACTCTGGGCGGGGAACATCGCGGTGCACCTGTTCGACCTGAACTTTCTCGAACGAATGCTGCAACTCGACGCGTCCCTGCCGATCCACCGAGCCAGCAAAAAGGTGCCTCATCTCGATGCAAACGGGCAACCGGTGACCCCGGAACACCCCAACGCCACCAAATTTGAACAATTCATTTTTGACCTGCTTCCGCATGCAAAAAACACGATCGTTTGCGAAGCAGATCCCGCCGACGCCTTTGCACCGGTCAAGAATGCCAACGGCGCGGCAACGGACACCCCGGAATTGGCTCGCCAGGCGATTTGCGATCTGCACCGGCGTTGGCTGCGTTCCTGTGGCGTCAGCGTGGACGATTCGGTGCAGGTCGAAATCAACCCTCGATTTGCCTTGGATCCCGCAGAACTCAGCGAGAAAATCAGCAAACCGGGACAAACCGAGGCCGAGCAAACGATCTCATCGGATCGATATTTTTGCTAA
- a CDS encoding class I SAM-dependent methyltransferase — MNPVTDDPSNDFFFEAYDRENIAYGMQPSPELAAYLKQTASAESSRSARPKAIDLGAGAGRDTLALAAAGYDVTSVDVSERGLDRIRERAERANLSDRVKTLVCDVRELSMDADCYSAVIATTVLDHIPGTDAPAVWKKMCAALTSQGMLYTQVHTTEDPGSDQSPGKESDQPVSETAGAVINYFRPNQLVGWACEAESRLRVLRYEERLEWDTTHGAPHQHGKAVLLAVRQDFHPDWFGQPAAFPRSETS, encoded by the coding sequence GTGAATCCAGTCACCGATGACCCGTCCAACGACTTCTTTTTCGAAGCCTACGACCGCGAAAACATCGCCTATGGGATGCAACCGTCGCCAGAATTGGCGGCTTATCTGAAACAGACCGCCTCAGCCGAATCGTCGCGATCCGCCCGCCCCAAGGCCATCGACCTGGGGGCCGGGGCCGGTCGAGACACGCTGGCACTGGCAGCGGCGGGGTACGACGTGACGTCGGTGGACGTCAGTGAACGCGGGCTGGACCGAATTCGCGAACGCGCCGAACGAGCGAACTTGTCCGACCGGGTCAAAACCCTGGTCTGCGATGTCCGCGAACTATCCATGGACGCCGACTGCTATTCCGCGGTCATCGCCACCACCGTCCTGGACCACATTCCCGGCACCGACGCCCCCGCCGTCTGGAAGAAGATGTGCGCCGCGTTGACCTCGCAAGGCATGCTGTACACCCAGGTTCACACCACCGAAGATCCCGGCAGTGACCAATCACCGGGCAAGGAAAGCGACCAACCTGTCAGCGAAACGGCAGGCGCCGTGATCAATTATTTCCGTCCCAACCAATTGGTTGGGTGGGCCTGCGAGGCCGAATCACGCCTGCGAGTCTTGCGGTATGAAGAACGACTGGAGTGGGACACCACCCACGGTGCCCCGCACCAACACGGCAAGGCCGTCCTGCTCGCCGTTCGGCAGGATTTTCATCCGGATTGGTTCGGCCAACCGGCAGCATTCCCACGTTCGGAAACCAGTTGA